DNA from Synechococcales cyanobacterium CNB:
CCATCGGGACTTCGCCGACAAGCAGGCGGCCATGGAAAGGCTCGCCTCGACACGAATACGACACGCTGAGCTCTATCGCGGCGGCACGCCGCGGGCTAACCCTTTGAAAATGCTGGTCGGGGCGAGAGGATTTGAACCTCCGACCCCCAGTCCCCCAGCCATGCCGAGGGTGCCGAAAGAGCCTGATGATTCAAGCACATAGCGCGTCATGGCGATCGCCAACGTGCCTCCAAAACCCAAGGTGGGTCGAGCGCCGTTTTTGCCCGGCGGCACGATTGCGACACGCGAACACCCGAGTGTGTCAACCGAGAACAGGCCTGCTCCACAACGGCATATTGCCTTCGTTTCCCAACGTCTCGTCGAAGCCTCCACTGACATCCGACAAGGCCCACCGGAGCGCGCCGAGTTCCTGCACACTGTGCTCTGTCACGTCGGCTTTCCGCGACAAAGGACTGACGCGCGAGTCTTTGAGCGCACCAGCGGCAACGTGAGCGTCCGCCTGGAAGCAGGCACGCTGTACACGGGTGACGGCTGGCGTGCGCAGCCCCTTCCCTACGGCACCGTCCCTCGCCTCATCATGGTCCACCTGTCATCGGAGGCAATCCGCACCAGGCGGCGCACCGTCGAACTCGGCGACAGCGTTCGGCAGTTTCTCGCCAGGCTCGGCATGTCCGCCAGCGGCGGACCGCGAGGGGGATACGCGGCATTGGCCAGGCAGCTTGCGGCGCTGGCCGCGTGCCGGCTCACGCTCGGCATGCAGGAAGCAGGCCGCGTCGTCACGGTGGACGCCAAGCCG
Protein-coding regions in this window:
- a CDS encoding replication protein, whose protein sequence is MAIANVPPKPKVGRAPFLPGGTIATREHPSVSTENRPAPQRHIAFVSQRLVEASTDIRQGPPERAEFLHTVLCHVGFPRQRTDARVFERTSGNVSVRLEAGTLYTGDGWRAQPLPYGTVPRLIMVHLSSEAIRTRRRTVELGDSVRQFLARLGMSASGGPRGGYAALARQLAALAACRLTLGMQEAGRVVTVDAKPIKRFEAWLHGDGTQRTLWPAALELSEDFYGTLIEHAVPLDHRALAALKHSALALDVYTWLAHRLCRVRGHSVRLSWQNLREQFGQEYQDTRNFKHAFRAALRQVLAVYPDARVSTVPGGLELRPSRPPLNPKLS